The following nucleotide sequence is from Longimicrobium sp..
GCAACGCCGGCTTCTTCGCCCGGCAGGACGTGAACGGCCCGGAGTACACCCGGCTGCGCGTGAACATGGCGGGCGCCTTCCAGCGGAACCCGCCGCTGATCTACGCGGCCGGGCACGAGCACAACCTGCAGGTGTTCCGCAGGGCGCCGGCGCGCTACCAGGTGGTGAGCGGCGCGGGGATCTACGGCCACACCACTTCGGTGCGGGCGATCACCGGGTCGCGGTACGCGCGGCGGGCCAGCGGCTTCCAGCGGGTGACCTTTCTCAAGGACGGCCGCGTGCGCCTGGCCGTGCTCGTGGTGGACCGGACCGGGAAGGCGACGGAGGACTTCTCCATCTTCCTGGACACGCAGGGGCTGCCGCCGGTGCAGTCCACCGAGAGCGAGCTCCCCCCCGCGGGGACCGACACCTCGCGCCTGAACCCCGCGGGCCCGCAGCGCCCCGCCACGCCGCAGCCCAGTGTGCCCGGGGCGCCGGCCACGCCCCGGCCGGTGACGCCGTGAGGCCCCGGCCGCGGGTCCTCACGGCGGCGGCGATCGCGCTCCTGCCCTCTCTGGCCGCGGCGCAGACCGGCGGGTCGGCGCGGGTGGCGGCCGGGGCACAGTACGCGCATCCGCCACTCCCCGAATCGCTCCTGGGAGAGTCGTACCGCAACCTGTGGACGACGCCGGTGCAGGTGCCGGTGCTGGACCTGCGCGGCTTCGCGGGGGGGCTGACGCCGACCGGCACCGGCGGCGGCAACCAGACCGAGTCGGTGCGCTTCAGGGGCGCGAACGGGCGCGAGTACGCCTTCCGCCTGATCAACAAGAACCAGACGCGCGGCCAGTCGCCGGACATCCAGGGGACGTTCGTCGGCGAGGTGATCCAGGACCAGGTGTCGTCGCTGCACCCCGCGGCGGCGCTGGTGGCGGACCCGCTGCTGGCGGCCGCCGGCGTGCTGTACGTGCCGCCGAGCGTCTACGCGATGCCGGCGAGCGGGCTGCCCCAGCAGCACGCTTCCTTCCACGGCAGGCTGGGGCTGCTGGAGGAGCGCCCGCGCGCCGGCAACAGCGAGGTGCCGGGGATCGCGGCGGCCAGCGACATCGAGGACACCGACGAGTTCCTGGAGGCGCTGGAGTCCGGCCCGGCGCACCGGCTGGACACGCGCGACTACCTGGCCGGCCGGCTGATGGACATCTACTTCGGCGATTGGGACCGGCACGAGGACCAGTACAGCTGGGTGCGCTACGACCGCGGCGGCGAGCGCCTGTGGCGCGCCGTGCCCCGCGACCGCGACTACGTCTTCGCGGACTATGACGGGCTGGCGCTGGACCTGGCGCGCGGGCAGCTTCCCAAGGCAGTGCGCTTCACCGACGACTACGAGGGGCAGCTCTTTGGGCTGATCCAGAACGCGCAGCTCCTGGACCGGCGCCTGCTGGGCGACCTGGACCGCGCCGCGTGGGAGTCGGTGGTGACGACCCTACAGTCGCGCCTCTCGGACGCGGTAATCGACGGCGCCGTCGCGCGGCTCCCCGCCGAGTACCGGCCGCTGAACGCGGACTTCATGCGCGCCATGCTCCGTGCCCGGCGCGCGCGGCTGCGCGAGGTGGCGATGCAGTGGTACGGGTGGATGGCGGCCGAGCCCGAGATCCACGCCCGCGACGAGCGCGACCTTGCCATCGTGCAGCACGCGCCGGATGGGAGCGCCGAGGTGCGCATCCACGCCGGCGGCGAGGACGTGGCGCCCTACTTCCGCCGCCGCTTCCTGCCGGGCGAGACGCGCGAGATCCGGCTCTTTCTGCACGGCGGCGCGGACCGGGCGGCGGTGCGCGGCGGGCCGGGACGCATCACCACCCGCGTGATCGGCGGCGGTGGCGACGATGCGCTGGCGGACTCGTCGCGCGGGACGCGGGTGAGGCTCTACGACGACCGGGGCGACAACACCTTCGTGCGCGGCGCGCGGACCCACGTGGACACGCGCGAGTACACGGCGCCCGCGTACGAGCGCGGCGCCGGGGTGAGCCCGCCCCGCGACTGGGGGCGCAGCCGCAGCCTGTTCGCGCCGTACGGCGGGTGGCGCTCGCGCATCGGCGTGGTGGTGGGCGGCGGGCCGGCGTTCAAGACGCACGGCTTCCGGCGCTTCCCCTTCGCCACCGAGGGGCAGCTGCGCGTGGTGTGGGCGCCGCAGCACACGCGCTTCGGCCTGGAGTACGCGGGCGAGTACCACTTCGCCGGCACGCGCCGCTGGCTGACGACGGACGTGCGCGCCACGGGGGTGGCGGCCACGGATTTCCACGGCTTCGGCAACGAGACGCCGGAGGTGGAGGACCACGAGGTGCGCCGCGTGTGGGAGCGGCAGCTCCTGGTGCAGCCCACCTGGTTCTTCCCCCTGTCGCGCCGCACGTGGTTCACCGTGGCGCCGGTGGGGCGTCTCACCGATCCAGGCGTCCGCGACGGCTCGCCCGCCGAGCAGCCGGGGGTGCGCGGCACGCGGACGTGGGGAGCGCTGGGCGCGCGCACCGGCCTGCTGGTGGACAGGGTGGACACTCCCACCTTCCCGCGCCTGGGCTTCGCCCTCTCGGCGGACGCGAGCGCCTTTCCGGCGGTGGCGCGGCTGGACGGTGCGTTCGGGAGCGCGGGGGCGCTGGCGAGGGCGTACTTCGGTGGGAGCGCCGGCCCGGTGCTGGCGGTGCGCGGCGGGGTGCGCCAGGCGTGGGGCGACTTCCCGCTCCAGGAAGCCGCCTTCATCGGCGGCGGCAACTCGCTGCGCGGCTCCAGCACCCAGCGCTTCGCCGGTGACCGCGCGGTGCACGGGAGCGCGGAGCTGCGCCAGACCCTCTTTCGCGCCAACCTGGGGGTCCGCGGCACGGTGGGTGCCTTTGCGCTGGCCGACGCCGGGCGCGTGTACGTGGACGGCGACTCGCCGGGCGGATGGCACACCGCCGCGGGCGGCGGGCTCTTTTTCATCTTCCTGAACCGCGCCCTGAGCGTGTCGTACGCGGCGGGCGAACAGGGGCGGTTTTACTTCGACATGGGGCTGCCGTTTTGAACTGCGGGGAATGGGGAATGGGGAATGGGGAATGGGATGCCCGCGGTGCGGGGCAGAGGCTCCGCCCGCGCGCGGCGTTTTCAGCGGCGGCGGGTGCGGCTGTGGGGCGCGTGCGTGCCGGGGAAGTGGTGATCCCAGCGGCCCCTTCTCACGGCTCGGCGCCGGATGCTTCCCTTTCGCTCGATTCCCCATCCCCCATTCCCCATTCCCCACTCCCCATTCCCCGTTCCCCCCGATGACCGCCCAGCCCGGGGTCCGCTTCACCGCGCGCGGACGCGACGTGCTGGACCGCATCGCCACCGAAACGCTGCCGGACGGGCTGCGCGGCGGGCAGGCGGAGACCTGCTTCTTTCGCGAGGTCTTCTTCGACACCCCCGAGGGCGACCTGGAGCGGCGCGGGGCGTGGGTGCGGGTGCGCGTCGAGGAGAACGGCACGCAGTCGCTGGCCGTCGAGGTGCACGACGCCGGCGCCGAGGGCGTCCTCCCGGACGCGCCGCTGCGCCGCGCGCTGGAGGTGGGGCCGGACGTGGAGCCGCGCGACCTATTCGCAGGCGACACGGAGCACGGCCGGCTGCTGCGCGCGCTGGTGGAGCCGGACCGCCTCGTCCCCTGGATGGAGGTGGAGACGCGCCGCCGCATCCGCCGCGTGCGCCGCGACGACCAGGCGCGCGCCGAGGTGTTCTGCGACGACATGACCGTGCGCGAGGCCGACCTCTCCGCCGAGCTGGCGGAGGTGGAGATCCGCGTGGACCGCGACGCCAAGGGGCGCAAGAAGCTGCTGCGCGCCCTGGAGCTGGAGTACGGCCTCGACCCCGTAACCGATCCGCTCCCCACCCGCGCCCGCCGCACCCTGGCCGAAGAGGAGGTCGACTGGCTGGAGGAGGCCGTGCGCGCGTCGCGGCGGGTGGCCGTGGTGGCGTTCGACGAGGGGCGGGTGGCGCTGCGCAACGAGGGCCGCCTGCTGCGCCTCCCCACCGGCGAGGGAACTGGCGAGGAGACCTGCCGCCGCGTGCTGCGCGAGACCTTTGACCACCCCGCCGCGCGCGTCCGCCTGGTGGGCACCGCGCCGGGATCGGTGCGGCGCCCCGCCACGGAGGTGTGGCTGGCGGAGGGGCTCGCCGGGCCGCTCCCCGCGCTGGGCACGGCGGTGCTGCACCTGCCGCTGGGCGAGCTCCTGCAGATGGTGGGCTCCCCCGCCCTGCGCGACGACGCGACGCTGGCCGCCCTGCACGTCCTCGCGCGCAGCGAGCTGCCGCTGGAGGCGGAGATCCGGCGCACGGAGGCCGCCGCGCCGCACATCCTGCGCTCCATTCCCGACGTGGAGATGGAGCTGGAGACGGGCGACCCGGCGGAGCTTCCCTCCGGCGCGCTGCTGAACATGGAGCTGAGCCTCCTCGCCTTCAACCGCCGCGTGCTGGCGCTGGCGATGGACGAGCGGGTGCCGCTGATGGAGCGGGTGCGCTTCGTCTCCATCTTCGGCGCCAACATGGACGAGTTCTTTCGCGTCCGCGTCTCCGGCTTCAAGCGCCAGGTCTCTGAGGGGAGCACCAAGCGCACGATGGACGGCGTGACCCCGGAGCAGCAGCTGGACGCCATCGGCATTCGCGCCCGCCGCCTGGCGGAATCGTCGTACCGCGTGCTGCACACGGAGCTGCTTCCCGCGTTGCGCGAGCACGGCGTCGTCATCGTGGAGCCGGACGCGCTGACCCCTGAGGACGACGACTTCCTGCGCGGCTACTACGAGGGGAGCGTGCACGCCGTGCTCACCCCGCTGGCCGCGGGTCCGGGGCACCCCTTTCCGCACATCCGCAACCTGCGCCCCGCCGTCGCCGCCATCCTGCGCGAGCCGATGACGGGGACGGAACGGCTGGGGATCGTGGAGCTCCCGGACGGCCTTCCGCGCTTCATCCCGCTCCCGGGCGACGGGCGGTTCCTGCCGCTGGAGGCGCTGGTGCGCGGCGCCCTTCCGCGCCTCTACCCCGGCGTCGAAGTGGAGGTGGCATCCACCTTTCGCGTCACGCGCAGCGCGGAGCTCAACCTGCACGACCGCTCCGCCGCCGACCTCCTCAACGCGGTGCAGGAAGAGGTGAGGCAGCGCCGCTTCCGCCCCGTGGTGCGCCTGGAGGTGGAGACCGAGATGCCGCCGCGGATGCGCGACATCCTCCTGCGCGAGCTGCAGTACGAGGTGCCGGAGCGGGTGAGCGCGCTGGGCGAGGGCGACCTGTACTCGCTTCCGCAGCCCATCGACCTGCGCGCCGTCCGCGAGCTGGACGTGGTGGACGAGCCCGGGCTCCACTACCCGCCCGCCCCCGAGCACACCGCGCCCATAACGGCGGACCGGCCGATCTTCGACGTGCTCAAGGAAGGGGAGGTGCTGGTCTCCTTCCCCGAGGACTCGTTCGAGGCCACGGTGGAGCGCTTCGTCCTGGAAGCCGCCGAGGACCCGGACGTGCTTGCCATCAAGCTCGCGCTCTACCGCACCAACCGTAAGTCGCGGCTGGTGGAGGCGATGCGCAAGGCCAGCGCGCGCGGCAAGCAGGTGGTGGCGCTGGTGGAGCTGACGGCGCGCTTCGACGAGGAGAGCAACATCGAGTGGGCGCGCCACCTGCGGGCGCACGGCATCCACGTGATCTACGGCATACCGGGGCTCAAGGTGCACGCCAAGGTCGCGCTGGTGGTGCGGCGAGAGACGGCGGGGGTGCGCCGCTACGCCTACGTGGGCACCGGCAACCTGAACGCCACCACCGCCGCCGCGTACACCGACCTGGGCATCCTCTCCGCCGACCTGGGGCTGGGGGAGGACGTCAACGAGCTCTTCAACATCCTCTCCGGCGCGGGCGGCACGCCGGTCTTCAAGCACCTGCTGGTGGCGCCCTACAACATGCGGCGCCGCTTCCTGGAGATGATCGCGCGCGAGTCGGAGCACGCGCGCGCGGGCCGCGGCGGGCACATCCAGGCCAAGTTCAACGGCCTTGCGGACCGCGAGATGATCGCCGCACTCTACCGCGCCTCGCAGGCGGGGGTCCAGGTGGACCTCATCGTCCGCTCGCTCTGCTCGCTGCGGCCGGGGGTGCGCGGGCTGTCGGACAACATCCGCGTGCTCAGCATCCTGGGGCGCTACCTGGAGCACGCGCGCATCTTTCGCTTCGCCAACGCGGGCGATCCGGAGTACTTCATCGGCTCGGCGGACTGGCGCACGCGCAACCTGAGCCGCCGCGTGGAGGTGGTGGCCCCCATCCGCGACCCGGCGCACCGCGCTCGGCTGGACGCCATCCTCGCCGCGCAGCTGGAGGATCCGTACGCCTGGGAGCTGGGGCCGGACGGCACGTACTACCAGCGCCCCGACACCCCGCCTCGCGACGCGGCCCCCGCCGGCGCCCGCGTCCCCATCCTCACGGACTGATGCCCATCCCGCGGCGGATGCTCCCCCTTTTCGCCATCGTCGCCGCCTGCTCGGAGGGCGGCGGCGGCGGCGCGGAGGAGACGGCGGCCGAGGAGGGCTGCCGGATCGAGGCGCGCGACCTCACCCTTCCGGAGGACGTAAAGGAGGCGAGCGGCGTCGCGTTCAGCCGCACCCTCCGCGGCGTGCTCTGGACGCACAACGACAGCGGCCACCAGCCCGAGCTGTTCGGCCTGGACGCCACGGGGCACGAGGTGGCCACCTTCCCGGTCGGCGTGGGCATGCGCGACTGGGAGGACATGGCGGTGGGCCCCTGCGCGGAGGGGAGCTGCGTCTACATGGCCGACATCGGCGACAACAGCCGCGGCAGCGAGCCTCTGGCGCTCCTCGTCGCCCCCGAGCCGAGCGCCGCCGGCGAGCGGGTCGGCCCGGTGCGTACTTACACCGCGCGCTTCCCCGACGGCCGCGGGCGCGACGCGGAGGCGATCTTCGTGCTCCCCGGCGGCGAGGTGTACCTGATCAGCAAGGGGACCCGCACCGCCGTGGACCTCTTCCGCTGGCCCACGCCGCTCCGCGAGGGCGTCCCCGCGACGCTGGTGCACGTCCGCCAGCTCGCCCCCACCCCATCGCAGCCGGGCGACCGCGTGACCGGCGCCAGCGCGTCGCCGGACGGGCGCTTCGTGGCGGTGCGCACGTACAGCCTGGTGAACGTGTACCGCACCGCAGACCTGGTGGGCAATTCGCCCGCCCCGCCCGCCCCCCTGCGCCGCACCGACCTCATCCCCCTCGGCGAGGCCCAGGGCGAAGGCGTCGCCCTCGCGGACGACGGCACCGTGGCGCTGGTGAGCGAGGGCCACGGCCGGCATGTGCCGGGGACGATGTCGGTGTTGAGGTGTCCGTTGAAATGAACGGAAGTGCCAAGTGCTCAGTGCCAAGTGCCTGGTGGAACAGCGGTGCGTGAGTGCGTCAGTGCGTAAGTGCGCTGGTGATTGGCGGATACTAACGCACTGACGCACTCACGCACTTCTTCCTACGCGAGGGGGAGCGATGAGCGATGAGAAGCTGGAAGGCAGTGTCCCGCTCACGGACGCCATCATCCAGGAGATCGTGGAGAAGGGGCTGGCGAAGCAGGAGGCGCTGGTCGAGGCCAAGGCGTTCGGTGCGCGATATCACCCCGTGCGCAACTCCCTGATTTTCCCCTTTGACCCGTCCGAAGGCGCGGATGACGAGGACGACGAGGTGGATGACGAGGACGTGGCGGAGGCATAACGCGCCACTATGAGACACGAGGCCCCTCCCGCGCCGACGCGGGAGGGGCCGCTGTCTGATGTCGACGCGCCGATCATCGGGAACGGGGCGAGCACGGGCAGCCACGCGGGGCTTCCCCTACGAGGTGGCGGTGCGAGAAAGCCGAATGTCGGCGCGGCATTGGGCACGGGCGCGATAAATCGCGCCCCTACGGATCTGCGCGTTTTGCTGCGCCGGCGCGGGCACCGGAAGGCCGCGATCTCCCCCCTCTCCCAGCAGTTTGGGAGAGGGGGGCCGGGGGGGTGAGGGGTCTGCCCTACGGCTCCTCCTCCTCGTCCCACTCCACCGCCGCATCCAGGTCGTCGAACACGAACGTCGTCTCGCCGCCGCGGGCGCGGGCGGCGGCGATCTCGAGCGTGTCCAGGAGCGCGTCCTGCGCGGGGGAGCGCTCCAGGCGGTACTCGCGCTTCTCGTACTCCCCGGCCAGGAAGCGGGCCATGAACTCGTACATCGCCAGCTGGTCCGTCTCAAAGACCCCCGGCGCGCCCTCCGTCTCGCTGGAGTCCAGGACGAAGTGGTGAAGCTCGCCCTCGCCATCCAGCGCGTCGCGGAACTCGAAGTGACCCAGCGCGAACAGGTGCCGCGTCCCCGCCTCGCACGCCCGCTCGTACTCTTCTTCGCTGCTCTGTCGGAACATGGCTGCCCCCCGTGTGGATGCGCGCTTTGCCGGATCGCCCCCGGCAGAAATCGCTCCGCGGCGGAGTTAGCGCCCGTCGAGCGGAAGCCGGTACGCCATCACCAGCTCGGCGCCGGGCGGGCGGAAGTCGTACTCGGGGGCGCGCTCGAAGCCCATCCGCTCGTACATGCGAACGGCGGCGCGGAGGCTCTCGGAGGTGTGGAGCCCCAGCTCGCGGGCGCCGGACTCGCGGGCGCGGCGCACGCACTCGTCCACCAGCGCCTGGCCCAAGCCGGCTCCGCGCGCCGTGGGCGCCACCGCCAGCAGCCGCAGCTCGGGCCAGCCCGCCCGCTTCACCAGCCCGCCGTACGCATCCGCGGAATGCGCGTACAGCATCACGCTCCCCACGATCTCGCCACCCCGCTCCGCCACGATGCGCTCCACTCCCTCGCCTTCGACTTCGAGCGCGGCGCGGACGGCCCCGTCGAGCCCCGCCCATGCGGCCGGCGCCATCACGCTGGCCAGCTCCGAGTACGCGGTCAGCGTCAGCGCGCGGATCGTCTCACGGTCGCCGGGGCGCGCGTCATGGACGGTCACGCCGCTCATACGCCGAGACCCTCGCGCCCGTGAGGCGCCATCCAGTCGTTCAGCGGGCCGGCCGGCACGATGCGCGACGGGTTGAGCTGCTCGTGCGTCATGTAGTAGTGCCGCTTGATGTGGTCGAAGTTCACCGACTCGCCGAACTCGGGGCGCTGGTACAGGTCGCGGGCGTACCCCCACAGGTTGGGATAGTCCACCAGGCGGCGCAGGTTGCACTTGAAGTGGCCCACGTAGACGGCGTCGAAGCGCGCCAGCGTCGTGAACAGCCGGACGTCCGCCTCGGTGAGCTGCCCGCCGACCAGGTAGCGCTGCCCGGCCAGCCGCTCCTCCAGCCAGTCCAGCCGCGCAAAGAGCGTGTGCACGGCCGCGTCGTACGCCTCCTGCGACGCGGCGAACCCCGTGCGGTACACCCCGTTGTTCACGCCCTGGTACACCAGCTCATTCACCTCGTCGATCTCCTCGCGCAGCGCGACGGGATACAGGTCGGGCGCGTCCGGCTTCTGGAACGCGCCGAACTGCGTCTCGAAGTCGATGGTGATGTCCGGATAGTTGTTGGTGACGAGGCGCTTCGTCTCGCGGTCCCAGATGCAGGGCACGGTGTAGCGCCCGGTGTACTCCGGATCGGTCAGCAGGTAGGCCTCGGACAGGAACTGGAAGCCGCACACCCCGTCCACCGAATGGCCCGGCCCGTCGCGAAAGGCCCACCCCCGCTCGTCGCGCACCGGATCGACCACGGTCATGGAGATGACGTCCTCCAGCCCGAGCAGCCGGCGCACGATGATGGCCCTGTGCGCCCACGGGCACGCCAGCGACACGTACAGGTGATACCGCCCCGCCTCCGCGGGAAAGCCGGACGATCCATCGGCCGTGATCCGATCGCGGATCGAGTACTTCTGCCGCACGAACTCGCCGGTCGCGCTCGTCTCGGCGGGGAACTGCCCGGTCCCGCTCATCTCTGCATCCGTCTCGTCAGAAGTTCAGCCGCACCCTAGCTGCAGGGCAGCGACACCGCGGTATTCTCATACGGCTGAAAGGTTGAGGCTTCCAATGGCACGTAGAGCACATCGGGCCTTTTCGCCTTCCCCCGTTCGCTATAGATCACCACCTGCCCCAGGAGACCGATCCGCGACAGCTCGGCCGGGTCGATCGGGCGTGGTCGGCCGTACTTGATGAAGCGGGTCCGTCCCAGCGTGATCGGCTGGTTGTTCCTGAACCACTCCGTTTCAGCGGCATACCGGGGCGGCGATGGAGTGACGACGAGATCCCGCACGATCATCCCACGAGGCTCTCCCAGCATGCGGGGCTGGTAGATGTAGTGGCTCCGATCGCCGAACGCGGACACCACCCAGCGGCCGTCCTCCCGCCTCCATTCCACGAACGTCGGCGCGTCGTCCGGCCCCCCGTGCGGAACGAACCGGTTGCCGCGTACCCGGCGCCAGGGCTCGCGGTGCATCCGCACCTGCATCCCGAACACGGTCTCGACGGGTCCGTAGTGCCCGTACCTGCCGCCGAACGTACCGCACAGCGGTCCGCCCGCGCTCATGGCCGGGAGCGCTTCTTCCGCGCGAAACCGCCACACTCCAGCGCGCATGCTGCCGTCCGGTTGCGGCCTGCTGCTGACCCAGCTCCAGCCGCCGCGCCGCGGGAAGAACGCGGCCGTCCCTGGACGCGATTCCTCCCGAACCTGGTGGAAGAAGGCGCGCGCGCGGCCCTCCAGGCTAACGCTGTCCGCATTGACCTCCGCGGCCGGCCGGCTCTGCGCGGTCAGCGGCACGGCGCCAAGCGTGGCCAGCAGAAGCACCGCGCGCATGAGCCTCACGGCCGGCGCGCCAGACACGGCCGCCCCGCTGACCGGTCCGCGGCGCGGCGGGCCAGCTCGTTGGCGTTGGCGCTGGGCCGGATGCGGTCCGTCACGCAGCTCCCCCGCACCGACACCCTGGCGACGGCCAGGTACGACGTGGTCCGCTCCGGATTGGAGGGGTCCTCGTTGGCGTTGACCCGCACGATCAGCGCGATGGGCCGCTCGCCGCGCATCCGCCATTCCGCGCGCGGGCCCAGGGTGGAGAAGTTGCCGGTGATGACGCCCCAGTAATTCAGCTCCTGCACCCGCCCCGCCGGCGTGACGACGTTCAGGGACATGCGATTGTCGTCGTCCGCCACCTGGAGCGCGTACCCGGACACGCCGCGGCAGCGATGGACGGTGCCCCCCGTCTCCTCGTGCCTGCTGAGGAGGCGGCAGCGCGAGGTGTCGAGCGAGGTGTACACGCTGCGGAGCGCCTGCCCCGAAGCCGCGAGGGGAAGCCCTACGAGCGCGGCGACGGCCGCGAGACGGAATGATGCGCGCATGATGCCTACCCGGTGGAGGTGGTCAGGGCCCGCACTTGGTGCATCGGTCGATCAGCCCCGCGTGCTCCGGCACCTCGCGCCCGTGCCAGCTGCGCAGCGCCGACTTGGTCTCCGCGCAGATCTGGCGGGCGCCCTTGGCCTTGAGCCGCTTCGGATGCCGGTCGCGGTCCACCTCGGAGCATCCGGCGCGATGGAGAATCGGCGCATGGCGGGCGCGCACGGCCAGCACGAAGCCATCCGGGTGCGTGTCACGCCACCACGAGTAGGTGGCATCGTCCTCCGTCTCCAGCGTGTCCGCGAACGAGTTCGACGTTTCCATCGTGTGCATCGCCACTCTGTTATATTGTAAAAGATTGTACAGAAACGTAGCTTAGGTTGTAGATTATCCGCATTCAGCCCCGGCAGGTACACCATGGTGGCAAAAACTCCGCCTCGCGGTTTACCGGAAGTGCTGGTGAGCACGTCGGAAACGAGCGGTGCCGTCCGGCGGATGGTGAAGCGGGGCGAGCTTCGGAAGATCGGGCCGCGCCTGTACACGCCGAACCAGACCGATGCGCCGGAGATCATCGTCGGCAGGAACCTGTGGCAGGTGATCGCCCTCCTATTCCCCGGCGCGGTCGTCTCCCATCGCACCGCGCTCACCCAGAAGCCGACGCCCGGGGGGACGGTATTCCTGACCGGCGCGTACGAGAGGATCGTGCGGCTTCCCGGCGCTACCGTCCGCATCCTCAAGGGTCCGGGACCGCTCGAGGGCGACAACGGCTATTTCGGGGCGCTGTACATGGCGTCTGAATCGCGTGCGCTCCTGGAGTGCCTCAGATTCTCGCGGGTGCGGAGCAGCGAAGCGTCCGTCGTTTCCACCACCGAGCTGGAGACGATCCTCGAGCGCAGGCTCTCCTTCAAGGGGGAGATCTGGATCAACAGCATACGCGACCGGGCACGGGCGATCGCACCGGATCTCGGACTTCAGGAGGCATACGCGAAGCTCGATAGGATCGTTGGGGCGCTCCTCGGCACTCGCAAAGCCAGGATGCATGCTCCTACCGCGATCGCGCGCGCCGCGGGCGTGCCCTACGATGCCGTGCGCCTGGAGCGGTTCACGCGCCTCGCCGATGCGCTCCGGCTCTGGCCCTCGGTGGATCGCCCGGATCCGGTGATCCGTGGGCCCTCGTTCCAGAATCTAGCGTTCTTCGACGCCTACTTCTCCAACTTCATCGAGGGAACCGAATTCGAGATCGAAGAGGCCCTGGAGATCGTCTTCGAGAACCGCATTCCGGCCGCGCGTCCCGCTGACGCGCACGACGTCCTGGGGACGTTCCGCCTGGTGTCCAGCAGCCACGAGATGGGCCAGAGCGCCGCTGACCTGGCCCGCGACTTCCCCGCGTTCCGTGCGATGCTAGAATCCAGGCACGAGACGATCCTGCACGGCAGGCCAGAGACGCAGCCGGGCCGCTTCAAGGAGGTCGTCAATCGCGCCGGCGACACGGTCTTCGTGCATCCCGAGCTGCTGGTGGGCACGATGTCCAGGGGTCTGGAGATCATGCCGTCGCTCCCCGACCCGTTCCATCGTGCGGTCTACATGATGTTCCTGATATCGGAAACGCACCCGTTCAATGATGGAAACGGCCGCCTCGCGCGGGCGATGATGAACGCGGAGCTGGTCTCCGGAGGGCAGCGGCGGCTCCTGATCCCCACGGCGTTCCGGGGAGACTACATCGCCGGCCTGCGCCGTCTTTCGAATCAGGACGATCCCAAAGCGTTGATCCAGGTGCTCGACTTCGCCCAGCGATTCACCGCCGCGGTGGACTTCGGCCATCTCGCCGCCGCGCAGCGGGTCCTCACGCAGTGCGGCGCCTTCCAGTCCGGCGATGAGGCGCGCCTCCGCATGCCGCGCCCCGCGGCCGGCCTGTAGTCCCAAACAGCCTCACACAGAGACACA
It contains:
- the ppk1 gene encoding polyphosphate kinase 1, whose translation is MTAQPGVRFTARGRDVLDRIATETLPDGLRGGQAETCFFREVFFDTPEGDLERRGAWVRVRVEENGTQSLAVEVHDAGAEGVLPDAPLRRALEVGPDVEPRDLFAGDTEHGRLLRALVEPDRLVPWMEVETRRRIRRVRRDDQARAEVFCDDMTVREADLSAELAEVEIRVDRDAKGRKKLLRALELEYGLDPVTDPLPTRARRTLAEEEVDWLEEAVRASRRVAVVAFDEGRVALRNEGRLLRLPTGEGTGEETCRRVLRETFDHPAARVRLVGTAPGSVRRPATEVWLAEGLAGPLPALGTAVLHLPLGELLQMVGSPALRDDATLAALHVLARSELPLEAEIRRTEAAAPHILRSIPDVEMELETGDPAELPSGALLNMELSLLAFNRRVLALAMDERVPLMERVRFVSIFGANMDEFFRVRVSGFKRQVSEGSTKRTMDGVTPEQQLDAIGIRARRLAESSYRVLHTELLPALREHGVVIVEPDALTPEDDDFLRGYYEGSVHAVLTPLAAGPGHPFPHIRNLRPAVAAILREPMTGTERLGIVELPDGLPRFIPLPGDGRFLPLEALVRGALPRLYPGVEVEVASTFRVTRSAELNLHDRSAADLLNAVQEEVRQRRFRPVVRLEVETEMPPRMRDILLRELQYEVPERVSALGEGDLYSLPQPIDLRAVRELDVVDEPGLHYPPAPEHTAPITADRPIFDVLKEGEVLVSFPEDSFEATVERFVLEAAEDPDVLAIKLALYRTNRKSRLVEAMRKASARGKQVVALVELTARFDEESNIEWARHLRAHGIHVIYGIPGLKVHAKVALVVRRETAGVRRYAYVGTGNLNATTAAAYTDLGILSADLGLGEDVNELFNILSGAGGTPVFKHLLVAPYNMRRRFLEMIARESEHARAGRGGHIQAKFNGLADREMIAALYRASQAGVQVDLIVRSLCSLRPGVRGLSDNIRVLSILGRYLEHARIFRFANAGDPEYFIGSADWRTRNLSRRVEVVAPIRDPAHRARLDAILAAQLEDPYAWELGPDGTYYQRPDTPPRDAAPAGARVPILTD
- a CDS encoding GNAT family N-acetyltransferase, with the protein product MSGVTVHDARPGDRETIRALTLTAYSELASVMAPAAWAGLDGAVRAALEVEGEGVERIVAERGGEIVGSVMLYAHSADAYGGLVKRAGWPELRLLAVAPTARGAGLGQALVDECVRRARESGARELGLHTSESLRAAVRMYERMGFERAPEYDFRPPGAELVMAYRLPLDGR
- a CDS encoding glutathione S-transferase family protein, which translates into the protein MSGTGQFPAETSATGEFVRQKYSIRDRITADGSSGFPAEAGRYHLYVSLACPWAHRAIIVRRLLGLEDVISMTVVDPVRDERGWAFRDGPGHSVDGVCGFQFLSEAYLLTDPEYTGRYTVPCIWDRETKRLVTNNYPDITIDFETQFGAFQKPDAPDLYPVALREEIDEVNELVYQGVNNGVYRTGFAASQEAYDAAVHTLFARLDWLEERLAGQRYLVGGQLTEADVRLFTTLARFDAVYVGHFKCNLRRLVDYPNLWGYARDLYQRPEFGESVNFDHIKRHYYMTHEQLNPSRIVPAGPLNDWMAPHGREGLGV
- a CDS encoding Fic family protein, whose product is MSTSETSGAVRRMVKRGELRKIGPRLYTPNQTDAPEIIVGRNLWQVIALLFPGAVVSHRTALTQKPTPGGTVFLTGAYERIVRLPGATVRILKGPGPLEGDNGYFGALYMASESRALLECLRFSRVRSSEASVVSTTELETILERRLSFKGEIWINSIRDRARAIAPDLGLQEAYAKLDRIVGALLGTRKARMHAPTAIARAAGVPYDAVRLERFTRLADALRLWPSVDRPDPVIRGPSFQNLAFFDAYFSNFIEGTEFEIEEALEIVFENRIPAARPADAHDVLGTFRLVSSSHEMGQSAADLARDFPAFRAMLESRHETILHGRPETQPGRFKEVVNRAGDTVFVHPELLVGTMSRGLEIMPSLPDPFHRAVYMMFLISETHPFNDGNGRLARAMMNAELVSGGQRRLLIPTAFRGDYIAGLRRLSNQDDPKALIQVLDFAQRFTAAVDFGHLAAAQRVLTQCGAFQSGDEARLRMPRPAAGL